gaggatcgtggaaggattctctacaatttctacgaatcgaaatctcatttcggagattttcgagttttgggaaaaaattgaggtaagactcaattttcaattctgatccagtagttttgtaggtaactgtcttgtgagcatattctgtaatgtgatttttaggttttggaactcagttcactgtttaggagtttgggagttcgggatttgcttttcagagaaaaggtaaggggaattatgtttatattggttatttttgaaatcagattcggtggaactgtggtcaaCGGTCCCgtgtgtattttggctactcatttagggggatctaatagggaaaactatgggtttttcattattatagttttgggaaaagggggcgacgggttgcatccctggttttgttgaaaaccgtgggtatatgttgatttatactgtgatattgggatggtcgtgccttgacttgtttagaCTGTATCTGTTTGAAAAAcaatgatttagattaccaaataggtgtggtttgtttggttatatgagcatgcatgtgtgtgtgatatgttgaaatgctagtaggaacgcggttccgaattgttccaagtactgagagtgtccaactctatatccgagggtgtgtatttttatcgcctgccatgtgggcaagagtgtccggctccaTATTCGAGGGCATGTAtttttatcgcctgccatgtgggcaaaagtgtccggctctatatctgaggtcGTGTATTTTTACCACCTACCATGTgagcaagagtgtccgactctatatccgagggcgtgtgtttatcgcctgccatgtaggcaagagtgtccggctctatatcctagGGCGTGAACCTATTCTAGCAGATCAggttgaagggtgtggatccaccagttatgcgctggtacgatgccatgggagtctgagactagccatgtgccagtggcgccgtgcttcgcgggttggctacgggccaacgccggattgtcgcGGACCAGCTTCGGGCCAaaaggtgtgacgacaccaggattactgatcatgtgtatgtgtataggtgcgtgtgtgcactgtggaaattagtactggaatggcgtgtatgttgtatcatgataacactcaaatgccacacacctaTATAACccgtgttcttccttactaagaggtgtctcacccctgctgtacgtacatttttacaggtccttcgagtaaccggaactagcgtcctggtgtagggagcgtagtggccagtgtattacgtttagcacttgggtaagtgttaggactgtatttttggtgggttgccattttgagatgtgtttgggcacccatttgtacgtttttgatagagtcatgttctacttttgtatagactctagtatgatactttatatgttgttatagaatgacctttttccgttgCGCATATGATTGTGATTAGATGTGTTTAAggtgcctgagaaccccacggggtcaggcCCTCATctattgtactgtatctttggatgttttatcagatacatgGATAGGTCAGGTTATATTTTCACCATTGGGTCCTATTTCGGGGTTCGGAGCGTGACAAAAATATTGTAGATAAtggataataaaagaaataacaatgttttaaaaaataattataatagcTTGATCATGTGCGACGATGcataaaaaaaacatatattcGTTGACGGTTTCTAATGATTGGATATaatttttaacataaataaatttattaaaagattttcaaattaatattgtctttttaaaaaaaaattatagatagttacaatttttgaaaaaaataaaaactatatatattttatttggtacATCAATTTTGTAAGCACGGTTTCAAGCAATGAATGCTGACTTTATTTCAATCCTAAATTTAAATTGGTGTGAACATTGAGTTGATGCTTTCATGTTAAAAGTTTCACTTTTTAATCTCGAGTGAGTGCCATAATGAGTAAAAGTGGTGAACAATTTGTCAAttgaccaaaaaaataaaatctttactTAATACATGTCtctttgattattttttaaaataatattttattaaaacaaCAAATTAATGCGCATTATTTGAGATATTATTCCGAATATAACTTTTACCATTAAAATGATAAGAAATTTCAtcattaaataatttaataagaAACCTAATGTTCGTAATGATaacaagaattatattttagTTATTACAAAAGTATGTATCACCATAAACATTATACCTATCGTtgtaagaataaataaataaaaaaactagcgATAATAGTCCAAAAATAGCAATCCTTAGTTTGTTTTAAAGGTTATGAAATATCCAAATAATTTAAAATGTCACCAATAAAAATTAATACGAATGTGTTTCTCccaatttttcaaatattttataaaaatttgttGCCCTTTTCGGGCCATAGAAATTGCCACATCATGTGtgaattttatattgaaattattacatgctaaaataattttaaatttataattttaaaatattttataaattaaatatgagAAACTTgaaagtatttttattattttaaaatttgaacatAAATACTTAAACATTAAAAAAGAAACTATTGAAATGTTTTTCTTTAAATATTGGAAAATTAGAAATTCAGATTGAGGAGAGAGGAATGGCTTGGAAGGAGGTCAGCCAGTTTGCGTAAATACCAAAGCTGTCCTTCTGCTTGGAGTCTTGAGTCTAATCAGAGTGATCGGACTACCAAGgcagagagcgagagggagaagGAGAATGATGGCTCTTCGAGCGGCCATTCTTCGGCACATTCGGGTACATGTCCAAACCCTAGCCCTAGAATCCCCAAAGGGGCCCGCATGGGCGCTCTGCAGCTCACTCCGATCCATGTCATCGCACGGCGACGACCACCTCGACAAAGAACAGGTCATCGACCGCGTTCTCTCCGTCGTCAAGAGCTTCCCCAAGGTTGATCCTTCCAAGGTTTGCCATTTCGCTCCCCCCACTCATTTCCCTCGACCCTTTTACTTACCTTTGCGTTCTGTTTGGTTTCTGAGAAAGTGCGAGCGAAGACAATCTTTTATCTCATTTGTTAACAAGTGTTAAGCTTGGTTAATCAGAgggacttttaaaaaaaaaaaattattgctttTCTGTTCAGGTCAACAAAATTTCTAAGATTTGAATTTTTGATTTGTGTGCGCGTCGGTTTTCTCTATATGCTTGGTGAGAAAATGTGGGAACAGAGAAGAAATTTGTTCTCGAGTTCTTATGTCTATTGATATTTCTGTTTTTCtgtttttaaataaaatactaaactcAGCTAAGCTACAAAATTTAATTACGCTAATATGAGTGTAGGGTAGGATATCTTGTTTTGCTCTCAAATACTACAGAGGTTCTCTTATGTTTTTTTGTTCCTCAGTTGCCAACTGGGCATTCGTAACGTATCAAAACTGCATTTGAAtgtcatatttttatttatttatttattttaatggCAAAGGAAGAGATTACAAAAAAGAGAATTAGACATCTCCCATAAAAAATCTGGGGAAAAAATCCAGAAAAAAAGAACTCAAAACACAAGTAAATACAATgaaatatcaaagcaaaaaaGCCCTCCAATCCGGCTGGATTTCCAAAAAGCTTGTTCCCTTAAAGCATACGAAGCCAATGCACCATGAAGAGGCTTAGTAATGAATCTTTTCCCAAACGAGCTGCCTATTCAGTTTTTCCACTGAAAAAGATCCGTGCATTACACTCTAACCATAAACCCTGCAGGACTGCAAATATACCATATTTCTAATGAACAGCCCTATCCTTCTTCCAAACCCTCAAAAGAAATAGCCAACATTCCTTCCACCGATGTTGGACAAAATTCAGCTTCTCTCAACATGCCAGATAATTTACTCCAGATGCTCCAAGCAAAATCACTGCGTAAGAAAAAACGAGATGctgattcaaaattcaaataacagAGCATGCAAACATATGGAGTTAAGgtcttcaaaggtctcctaatttgcaacagattattattattgattctaTTAGGCAGGGTCAGCCAAATGAAAGTCTTAATTTTTGTGTgagctttggccttccaaatacatGAGAATAGAGGAAAACAAGAGTTGAAAtgggtcaaaaactcaaaaaaaaaaaaaaaaaaaaaaaataaagttttacAAGAATATACCCTTGAATGATCCAAAGCCCAAGACCGAGTATCTCTAGCTGAAGAAAACAATTGCAAACACAAAGATGGAGCTTCATACCCCCAAACACAATTGAATATCTTGGAATTGGATTGACCTTGCCTTGGGTAGCAAGTTGAAAGATTTATCTTTAGAGAAAGACTCGTAAGGAATAGTTATATATatctttttttcccttttggtAGAATCTAGGAATTTTCCATGGAAACCAAGCTTTGTAGACTGCCAGAGTTTGTTGATATGTGTGTTCATGTGGGTTTGGTTTTTTTTCTTGCGAGCCCCAGTCTAGTTGGTCAAATGACCAGTAGAATTGTGTGATGTCAGTACAGGAACTTGGGAACTGCCATCTATGTCCTTTAAAAGAGGCCGAGTTACTAAAAGGTAGGTTGGGCAGAGGATTCTGTCTATATGACTTTTAATCTAATTTCTTTGGAAGGGTGAACATCTTGAACATGATTGCAAAAAGTTGTGTAAATTGGATGGATAGAATGAGCTTAATTGGGAGGAGCTGCTCTTGGTGATTCCCCCAACTTGACCAAGGGTGGTGTTGCTCCTACCCCCTCCCTCTTTTGGATGGATTTCTCCCTTCAAAAATTAAAAGTTGAGGGCAACACATGGGAAACATATTTTTCATCTCTTAGAAGCTGATTTTTTGCTCTTGTGGGGAGCTTTTAAAAATTACAgaatctttttaaagataaaaggGTGgctctttttctaaaaaaatattgtattgcacggttttttttttttcctaatagaTCATTTTTTGTAGCCCTTGTGGTTAATTTTTCCCCTGGATATTGCAAAATTTTCTTCTCATGGTTTATGTCTACTAAAATGACATACGCATTTTGTTCATTTTAAGCATTTCAGCTTGGAGCCAGCTTACAACTTTTTTAAGCACTTAAGATCAGCCTTTTCTTTCTAAGAGCTTTGTTTCCATGAAGGGGGCTAATAGTTTTatagcaacttgaatcatttccTTTTCTTCAAGTCCTTGTTTTCTTTTTCATCGACTACAAGGGGGGCCATGGTTTAAAATAAAGGCCGCAACCGTTACGTAGTGCCGTTACATAACggatttttgggttaccgataccgttacacaccgtgAAATCgatgggaagaaaaatcacggccgtagcagCCGTTATGGAccacgaccgttacgtaaagACCGCTACAACCGTTATGTAACCGCTACAAGACTGTtacacaaaaaaattattttacttcttactttttcttctcactttttccctctctttcatatatcattctcaatataccaagtgacAAGAGGGGGAAAACTGGAAAAGTTATAATGAgtatgataatgatacaaaatttactatttctttaaatactcacagtagatgcattaattaacaatttgaaaatactaacttgttaggaaaatattttattttgataatattagtaatgtgatatttatgttctatatttttcaacttcaaccttctttattttctagctattttatatttgtattatttgtatgatgTCTTTAATAGATTAaaggagtgtataatgtattttgttttattaattaatttggtacacataagaatttatcacggataaaaacaatgagaagtataaatacacacacacacacacgtaatttttctatcaatgg
This region of Malania oleifera isolate guangnan ecotype guangnan chromosome 10, ASM2987363v1, whole genome shotgun sequence genomic DNA includes:
- the LOC131166178 gene encoding acyl carrier protein 1, mitochondrial, with the protein product MMALRAAILRHIRVHVQTLALESPKGPAWALCSSLRSMSSHGDDHLDKEQVIDRVLSVVKSFPKVDPSKVTPDVHFQKDLGLDSLDNVEIVMALEEEFKLEIPDKEADKIDSCNLAIEYIYNHPMAG